A single Campylobacter hyointestinalis subsp. hyointestinalis DNA region contains:
- a CDS encoding DUF4198 domain-containing protein: MNLKSLLVLSLLASVASAHFGVVIPSNSTIDDPSQAKEKITYKFTHPFEGMMMNLDKPIEAGVFVNGKKEIISNLVEKKDGKMSYYEAEYNVKNPGIYQFYMDPKPYFEPAENIFIRHITKTVVDAYGYGEGWDEQIGLKTEIIPLTRPYALYKGNIFSGKVLYKGKPAKNSIVEVEYLNLKGLKAPGEDYITQEVKTNEFGEFSFAMPLAGWWGFSALSQDDEKIKKDGKDYPVEIGAVIWVETKDYK, encoded by the coding sequence ATGAATTTAAAATCATTACTTGTACTGTCATTACTTGCTTCTGTTGCTTCGGCTCATTTTGGTGTAGTTATTCCATCTAATTCTACTATAGATGACCCTAGTCAGGCGAAAGAAAAAATTACATATAAATTTACTCATCCGTTTGAAGGAATGATGATGAATTTAGATAAGCCAATTGAAGCTGGAGTTTTTGTAAATGGAAAAAAAGAAATTATTTCAAATTTAGTAGAAAAAAAAGATGGTAAAATGAGCTATTATGAAGCCGAATATAATGTTAAAAATCCTGGAATTTATCAATTTTATATGGATCCAAAACCTTATTTTGAACCTGCTGAAAATATATTTATAAGACATATAACAAAAACAGTGGTTGATGCTTATGGATACGGCGAAGGCTGGGATGAACAAATAGGGCTAAAAACAGAAATTATTCCACTTACTAGACCTTATGCGCTTTATAAAGGAAATATATTTTCAGGCAAGGTTTTATACAAAGGGAAACCTGCTAAAAACAGCATCGTTGAAGTAGAATATTTAAATTTAAAAGGACTAAAGGCTCCTGGCGAGGACTATATAACCCAAGAAGTCAAAACAAACGAATTCGGAGAGTTTAGTTTTGCTATGCCCCTTGCTGGATGGTGGGGATTTTCTGCTTTGAGCCAGGACGATGAAAAGATAAAAAAAGACGGTAAAGATTATCCTGTGGAGATCGGAGCTGTTATCTGGGTAGAAACTAAGGATTATAAATAA
- the waaA gene encoding lipid IV(A) 3-deoxy-D-manno-octulosonic acid transferase, with product MIYTFFCFIVLCVVAPFLALLCLRSKFKRSIPARFFLKNNPKFKSSKYHFHACSLGEVSSIEPIVKALGDARISVITQTGFNKATSVTKNVRFLPFECFLPFWFSKCDTLIVFEAELWLNLFKFAKISGARTILLNARISDKSYKSYLRFGFYYRYLFSYVDLVLAQSDDDKTRLESLGAKNVKVVGNIKSTKLPKPTKNYAKHFERSIIIASSHENEEKRILQNLNLKDGDQLFIAPRHPERFGKVDVLAKDFASKFGFGYEKFSQNLEFKSKIVLVDTLGELVNLYKICDIVILCGSFEPGIGGHNVIEAAQFGCKIISGKFIDNQKSLYASIDGINLADYSDIPMLLDSNLKSSSIRNPANFDEILKELKGEK from the coding sequence GTGATCTATACATTTTTTTGTTTTATAGTCTTATGTGTAGTAGCGCCTTTTTTGGCTCTACTTTGTTTAAGATCGAAATTTAAGCGAAGTATTCCGGCAAGATTTTTTTTAAAAAACAATCCAAAATTTAAAAGTTCAAAATATCATTTTCATGCTTGTAGTTTAGGCGAGGTTTCTAGCATAGAACCCATCGTAAAAGCTTTGGGAGACGCTAGAATTTCTGTTATCACGCAAACTGGTTTTAACAAAGCAACGAGTGTCACTAAAAACGTACGTTTTTTACCATTTGAATGTTTTTTACCGTTTTGGTTTAGTAAATGTGATACTCTGATAGTTTTTGAAGCTGAGCTTTGGCTAAATTTATTTAAATTTGCAAAAATAAGTGGAGCTAGAACCATTCTTCTAAATGCGAGGATAAGCGATAAATCGTATAAATCTTATCTTAGATTTGGATTTTATTATAGATATCTATTTTCTTATGTTGATCTAGTCTTGGCGCAGAGTGATGACGACAAGACTAGACTTGAAAGTCTAGGTGCGAAAAATGTAAAGGTAGTAGGAAATATAAAATCAACAAAACTTCCTAAGCCTACAAAAAACTATGCAAAGCATTTTGAGCGTTCTATCATTATAGCAAGCAGTCATGAAAATGAAGAAAAAAGAATACTTCAAAACTTAAATTTAAAAGATGGCGATCAACTATTTATAGCTCCAAGACATCCTGAGAGATTTGGTAAAGTAGATGTTTTAGCTAAAGATTTCGCTTCTAAATTTGGATTTGGCTATGAAAAGTTTAGCCAAAATTTAGAGTTTAAAAGTAAGATTGTATTGGTTGATACTTTGGGAGAATTGGTAAATTTATATAAAATTTGCGATATTGTTATTTTATGTGGTAGTTTTGAGCCGGGTATCGGTGGACATAATGTGATCGAAGCAGCACAGTTTGGCTGTAAAATCATAAGCGGTAAATTTATAGATAATCAAAAATCTCTTTATGCTAGTATTGATGGTATAAATTTGGCTGATTATAGTGATATTCCTATGCTTTTAGACTCAAATTTAAAGAGTTCTAGCATAAGAAATCCGGCAAATTTTGATGAGATTTTAAAAGAGTTAAAAGGTGAAAAATGA
- a CDS encoding Nif3-like dinuclear metal center hexameric protein, whose product MKISEIYSLLDSLAPFSDQESWDNSGLLIGSFGDNFDEIVLSLDLDTNLIKNAKQNTLFITHHPLIFKGLKSINPDKFPSNLISLMIKKEIKLISMHTNFDLHLLNRYVLSEVLGYKDFIKEGFILKFDVNKSFDEFASEIRSKLKLPNLRVVKANSFIKNAAFCTGSGADLIGSFEADCFISGDFKYHTALEALENSLSLIDMGHFESERYFGDCLAIHLQKNGLFATITNSINPFTYYEGKL is encoded by the coding sequence GTGAAAATATCTGAAATTTACTCACTTTTAGATAGTTTAGCACCATTTAGCGATCAAGAGAGCTGGGACAACTCCGGGCTTTTGATCGGCTCGTTTGGTGATAATTTTGATGAGATAGTTTTAAGCCTTGATCTAGATACGAATTTGATAAAAAATGCCAAACAAAATACTCTTTTTATAACTCATCATCCATTGATATTTAAGGGTTTAAAGTCTATAAATCCTGATAAATTTCCATCAAATTTGATATCTTTGATGATAAAAAAAGAGATAAAACTTATATCTATGCATACGAATTTTGATCTGCACTTACTAAATAGATATGTTTTAAGCGAAGTGTTGGGATATAAAGATTTTATAAAAGAGGGTTTTATACTTAAATTTGATGTAAATAAGAGCTTTGATGAGTTTGCAAGCGAGATAAGATCTAAGCTAAAACTACCAAATTTAAGAGTAGTCAAAGCAAATTCTTTTATCAAAAATGCTGCGTTTTGCACTGGAAGCGGAGCTGATCTAATAGGTAGTTTTGAAGCCGACTGTTTTATAAGTGGGGATTTTAAGTATCATACAGCCCTTGAAGCATTAGAAAATTCGTTAAGTTTAATAGATATGGGACACTTTGAGAGTGAGCGGTATTTTGGGGATTGTCTGGCGATCCACTTGCAAAAAAATGGACTTTTTGCTACAATCACAAATTCAATCAATCCATTTACATACTACGAAGGAAAATTATGA
- the glyQ gene encoding glycine--tRNA ligase subunit alpha yields the protein MTFSEIILTLQTYWHEQGCIIVQPYDMPAGAGTYHQATFLRSLGDKPWNVAYVAPSRRPTDGRYGENPNRLGSYYQFQVIMKPSPKNIQELYLKSLERLGLDVNKHDIRFVEDNWESPTLGAWGLGWEVWLDGMEVTQFTYFQQVGGIPCELVSAEVTYGIERLAMYLQDKHNVYDIVWDERDGKIVTYGDVHKQSEFEFSKYNFEIADTSMLFKHFDDYAKECKMILEQGLALPAYDYCMLAAHTFNVLDARGAISVTQRQDFILKIRELAKGCAIAYKESLSK from the coding sequence ACAAACTTATTGGCATGAACAAGGTTGCATCATAGTTCAACCATATGATATGCCTGCTGGTGCTGGAACTTACCATCAAGCAACATTTTTAAGAAGTCTTGGCGATAAACCGTGGAATGTAGCTTACGTAGCGCCGTCTCGTAGACCGACTGATGGAAGATACGGTGAAAATCCAAACCGTCTTGGGAGCTATTATCAGTTTCAAGTTATAATGAAACCAAGCCCTAAAAATATACAAGAGTTGTATTTAAAGAGTTTAGAGCGTTTAGGATTAGACGTAAATAAACACGATATTCGCTTTGTAGAAGACAACTGGGAAAGCCCTACGCTTGGCGCTTGGGGTCTTGGCTGGGAAGTTTGGCTTGATGGTATGGAAGTTACACAATTTACGTATTTTCAACAAGTAGGTGGCATACCTTGTGAGCTAGTTAGCGCAGAAGTTACTTATGGCATAGAGCGTTTGGCTATGTATTTGCAAGATAAACATAACGTGTATGATATAGTTTGGGATGAAAGAGATGGCAAAATCGTCACGTACGGCGACGTGCATAAACAAAGCGAATTTGAATTTAGCAAGTATAACTTCGAGATAGCAGATACTTCTATGCTTTTTAAACATTTTGATGATTATGCTAAAGAGTGTAAAATGATCTTAGAGCAAGGTTTAGCGCTTCCTGCTTATGACTATTGTATGCTAGCAGCTCACACGTTTAACGTGCTTGATGCAAGAGGCGCTATAAGTGTCACTCAAAGGCAAGATTTTATATTAAAGATCAGAGAGCTTGCAAAAGGCTGTGCTATAGCCTATAAAGAGAGTTTAAGCAAGTGA
- a CDS encoding energy-coupling factor transporter transmembrane component T, whose amino-acid sequence MINSSISILCFTIFSFFVALSSEIYLTYFLPLIFLNLIKFRYFFEILKRLFFLNFFIILVIISVLLSDNSHLALLIFIRSNLIILFGLLLFHKMDSYGIASGISSLGLGSKISYLFYFCIRFIQIGKRDFYKLKCTLKIRAFKHKTSIFTYQTYANLVAMLFLSAFKKSQMLEKTMQARGFNGKFYKFEDKIRLGFYDILLMILVLISVIFKQGIII is encoded by the coding sequence ATGATAAACTCATCAATATCTATACTGTGTTTTACTATTTTTAGTTTTTTTGTAGCACTTAGCAGTGAAATTTACTTAACGTATTTTTTACCGCTTATTTTTTTAAATTTAATAAAATTCAGATATTTTTTTGAGATCTTAAAGAGACTGTTTTTTCTAAATTTCTTTATAATCTTAGTTATTATAAGTGTACTTTTATCAGATAATTCTCATTTGGCATTGCTTATATTTATACGTTCAAATTTGATTATTTTATTTGGACTGTTGCTATTTCATAAAATGGACTCGTATGGTATAGCTTCTGGTATATCGAGTCTTGGGCTTGGGAGCAAGATCAGCTATCTGTTTTATTTTTGTATTAGATTTATACAGATAGGCAAAAGAGATTTTTATAAGTTAAAATGTACTTTAAAAATCAGAGCTTTTAAGCATAAAACTTCTATTTTTACATATCAAACGTATGCGAATTTGGTTGCTATGTTGTTTTTGAGTGCATTTAAAAAATCACAAATGTTAGAAAAAACAATGCAAGCAAGAGGATTTAACGGTAAATTCTATAAATTTGAAGACAAGATCAGGCTGGGGTTTTATGATATTTTACTTATGATTTTAGTCTTGATCTCGGTAATTTTTAAACAAGGAATAATAATTTGA
- the cbiM gene encoding cobalt transporter CbiM: protein MHISEGVLKPEIIIPAAVVAGIWVVYLLYKLNFKDIPKIACMSAIFFVASFIHVPLGPTSIHLILGGLVGAFLCVNAMLAIFVGLLLQALFFGYGGISVLGVNLLMIGTPAILGRYFVKLSLKECKHQRVYQSICWFLVGFVSLLVSALVLSIILVLNGKEFFAIAGLALASNLVLMVIEGIISLFAISFIYKVNRGLLN from the coding sequence ATGCATATTAGCGAAGGTGTTTTAAAACCAGAAATCATTATTCCAGCAGCGGTTGTTGCTGGAATTTGGGTGGTATATCTTTTGTATAAATTGAATTTTAAAGATATTCCTAAAATCGCTTGTATGAGTGCTATATTTTTTGTAGCATCTTTTATACATGTTCCATTGGGGCCGACATCGATACATTTGATATTAGGTGGTTTAGTTGGTGCATTTTTGTGTGTAAATGCAATGCTTGCTATATTTGTAGGGCTTTTGCTTCAAGCACTGTTTTTTGGATATGGAGGTATAAGCGTTTTGGGTGTAAATTTACTTATGATAGGTACGCCCGCTATACTTGGTAGATATTTTGTAAAACTATCTCTTAAAGAGTGTAAACATCAAAGAGTGTATCAATCTATATGTTGGTTTCTTGTTGGATTCGTTTCACTTTTGGTTTCAGCGCTTGTTCTAAGTATAATTTTAGTTTTAAATGGTAAAGAATTCTTTGCGATAGCAGGGCTTGCTTTAGCTTCAAATTTAGTTTTAATGGTTATAGAAGGCATAATAAGCTTATTTGCTATAAGTTTTATTTATAAGGTAAATAGGGGGCTACTGAATTGA
- a CDS encoding YgaP family membrane protein, with amino-acid sequence MCKFERVLRVVVGVLIIAGIWYFYASWWALLGLVPLITGLVGFCPIHRMIGKQSCPFKKK; translated from the coding sequence ATGTGTAAATTTGAAAGAGTTTTAAGAGTAGTAGTAGGCGTTTTAATAATAGCTGGAATATGGTATTTCTATGCTAGTTGGTGGGCTTTACTAGGTTTGGTGCCACTCATAACTGGACTAGTTGGTTTTTGTCCGATCCATAGAATGATAGGAAAACAAAGTTGTCCATTTAAGAAAAAATAA
- a CDS encoding pseudouridine synthase family protein: protein MKEEKAYKLLAKQEGISNNEAKDLIDAGLVSARGMKVVLARGLVSETTEFKISRFPKPVNIFEDENIVAINKPPFMTSEKVASEFKYPLLNRLDKETSGVVLLYKNEEFRQVAIKEFATNKVEKVYLAIVKGIVVEDFSVELPITTIKTKSGAFSKIDLSRGKTAITHVSPLMVEGKKSLIKIVIETGRTHQIRCHLSHAGYGVVGDEKYAKSSANRMYLHSYETSLLGYKFRAHLDRSFCAYSFEPPKEFMHK from the coding sequence ATGAAAGAAGAAAAAGCGTATAAACTACTTGCAAAACAAGAGGGAATTTCAAATAACGAAGCAAAAGATCTCATAGATGCAGGACTTGTGAGTGCGAGAGGAATGAAAGTAGTTTTAGCTAGAGGCTTAGTGAGCGAGACTACGGAATTTAAGATTTCGAGATTTCCTAAACCGGTTAATATTTTTGAAGATGAAAATATAGTAGCGATCAATAAGCCGCCATTTATGACAAGTGAAAAAGTGGCTAGCGAGTTTAAATATCCTCTTTTAAATAGACTAGATAAAGAAACGAGCGGAGTTGTTTTGCTGTATAAAAATGAAGAATTTAGACAAGTCGCCATAAAAGAGTTTGCCACAAATAAAGTAGAAAAAGTGTATTTAGCTATTGTAAAAGGTATTGTTGTGGAGGATTTTAGCGTAGAACTTCCTATTACAACTATAAAAACAAAAAGTGGTGCATTTTCGAAGATAGATCTAAGTAGGGGTAAAACTGCGATAACTCACGTAAGTCCGCTCATGGTAGAAGGAAAGAAATCTCTCATAAAAATAGTCATAGAAACAGGGCGTACTCATCAGATCAGATGTCATTTATCTCACGCCGGTTATGGTGTTGTGGGAGATGAAAAGTATGCAAAAAGTAGCGCAAATAGAATGTATTTACATAGCTATGAAACCTCATTGCTTGGATATAAATTTAGAGCTCATTTAGATAGAAGCTTTTGTGCTTATAGCTTTGAGCCGCCAAAAGAGTTTATGCATAAATAA
- a CDS encoding energy-coupling factor ABC transporter ATP-binding protein, translating into MSCSVNLRCIKAKIGDRILFDNLNLNLLHKEKIAIIGSNGSGKSTLLEIIGGLKMPCGGSVEIFHESMKSLEDFQKYRNLIGFLFQNSDDQFIAPSVIEDVAFSLLTRGTSKDEARKRAEFVLAELGILHLKNEIVFYLSGGEKKLVALAGVLIAQPKILLLDEPTTALDYEMQIKVASILGSLDIAQIIVSHDKEFINKVVDKVYFLTKGGLSLEA; encoded by the coding sequence TTGAGCTGTTCGGTAAATCTTAGATGTATAAAAGCTAAAATCGGCGATAGGATTTTGTTCGATAACCTAAATTTAAATCTTTTACATAAAGAAAAAATCGCCATCATAGGCTCAAATGGTTCTGGTAAATCAACGCTGCTTGAGATAATAGGCGGTCTTAAGATGCCTTGTGGCGGTAGTGTGGAGATATTTCACGAGTCTATGAAGAGTTTAGAAGATTTTCAAAAATATAGAAATTTGATCGGGTTTTTGTTTCAAAATAGCGATGATCAGTTTATCGCGCCGAGCGTCATAGAAGATGTAGCTTTTAGTCTTCTAACAAGAGGAACAAGTAAAGATGAGGCTAGAAAAAGAGCTGAGTTTGTACTAGCAGAACTTGGAATTTTGCACTTGAAAAATGAGATAGTTTTTTATCTCTCAGGAGGTGAAAAAAAGCTTGTAGCATTAGCTGGAGTTTTGATAGCTCAGCCTAAAATCCTTTTGCTTGATGAGCCAACGACTGCGCTTGATTATGAAATGCAGATAAAAGTAGCAAGCATACTTGGCAGCTTAGATATAGCTCAGATCATTGTTTCACACGATAAAGAATTTATAAATAAAGTAGTAGATAAGGTATATTTTTTGACTAAAGGCGGGTTGAGTTTGGAAGCTTAA